Proteins from a genomic interval of Niabella soli DSM 19437:
- a CDS encoding c-type cytochrome — protein MKRITILISCISVAVLCIPACSGRQPKQETRQPVDYIKAIPGPSDPVPVAIAKKGEVLIGYSDCYTCHKEDQRSVGPAFKDIAKRYPVNQAYIEYLAKKIIQGGSGSWGNAVMTPHAQLSFDDVEIMVSYILSLRE, from the coding sequence ATGAAAAGAATAACAATCCTTATTAGCTGTATTTCAGTTGCTGTTTTATGTATCCCTGCTTGTAGCGGCAGGCAGCCAAAACAGGAAACCCGGCAACCGGTTGATTATATTAAAGCGATACCGGGGCCAAGCGACCCCGTACCTGTTGCTATAGCAAAAAAGGGGGAGGTGTTAATTGGTTATTCCGATTGTTATACCTGTCATAAAGAAGACCAGCGGTCTGTTGGCCCTGCTTTTAAAGATATCGCCAAACGATACCCGGTAAACCAGGCTTATATTGAATACCTCGCCAAAAAAATAATTCAGGGGGGAAGCGGAAGCTGGGGCAACGCCGTAATGACACCGCATGCGCAGCTTTCCTTTGATGATGTTGAAATAATGGTTAGCTATATTTTATCACTGCGGGAGTAG
- a CDS encoding sulfite exporter TauE/SafE family protein: MSLTIISILIISFIASLVRSTLGFGESLIAVPLFLLFLPAATAVPLSVMLSIVIALIIVIQDHRKIHFYSAKWLIIYAIPGIPLGLLILIYGNETLVKIALGLLIISYSLYTLAVRKPKSLKEDSQLWLFICGFLSGVFGGAYGLNGPPLVVYGNLKKWTATHFRATLQAYFLPVSLLGFIGYYVKGLVTAEVNYYFLLSLATSVPAIFLGRWLNHKLNSRSFLQYILYGLIIIGVILILNAWSGK; encoded by the coding sequence ATGAGCCTGACAATCATTTCCATTCTTATTATCAGTTTTATTGCCTCGCTCGTTCGATCAACTCTGGGTTTCGGAGAATCGTTAATTGCGGTGCCCCTGTTCCTGCTTTTTTTGCCAGCAGCAACCGCAGTTCCTTTATCGGTAATGCTGTCGATTGTGATTGCGCTTATTATCGTTATCCAGGACCACCGGAAGATCCATTTTTATAGCGCCAAATGGCTTATTATTTATGCTATCCCAGGTATTCCTTTAGGACTGCTGATCCTTATATATGGCAATGAGACCCTGGTAAAAATAGCGCTCGGATTATTGATCATCAGCTATTCGCTTTATACCCTGGCTGTCAGAAAACCAAAAAGTTTAAAAGAAGACAGTCAATTATGGCTTTTTATTTGCGGTTTTTTGTCGGGCGTTTTTGGCGGCGCTTATGGATTGAACGGTCCGCCCCTGGTAGTATACGGTAATCTTAAAAAATGGACGGCAACACATTTCCGGGCTACGCTGCAGGCTTATTTTTTACCGGTAAGTTTACTTGGGTTTATCGGGTATTACGTAAAAGGATTGGTAACAGCAGAAGTGAATTATTATTTTCTGTTATCCCTCGCAACATCAGTGCCGGCAATATTTTTAGGCAGATGGCTAAACCACAAATTGAACAGCCGGTCGTTTCTCCAATACATTCTTTACGGGCTTATTATCATCGGTGTTATTTTAATACTAAATGCGTGGTCCGGTAAATAA
- a CDS encoding ABC transporter permease: MLKNYLKTAWQNLRKHKAYVVINTAGLAIGVAACLLIFLLTQYETSFDDFHNNKERIYRVVAANKTPEGMHYSQGSALPVAEGLRIDYPQLEQVARIYARNNKQLTALNDTTNIPQKKFKENVLYAEPEFFSIFNFPFLAGDPKTALSEVNTVVLTQATAEKYFGDWHSAIGKLIRYDNSTICKVTGILQNTPVNTDFPLQVVLSFKTSRQEDLSTDWGAQDGSLNTFVVLPKNVSAQQFDKDLKIFVKKHTPTEYANQGYMLQPLNKIHYDRAFGTLSGKTFSRELIAALSLIGLFLLIIACINFINLATAQAVNRSKEVGIRKVLGSNKMQLILQFLSETFLITLVSVIIAIGIAFMVLPLLNQLLQTSVKIQFSASVVLFLSCLIIGVTLLSGIYPAIVLSGFNPITVLKNKFTNKTAGGFSMRKILVVFQFVVAQILIIGTLVVVRQMNLFQNADPGFDKAAILTVPMANDTSHPSKDALKLQLQQLAGVKEVSMSAFSPMDQAGWDDDFKFDNADRKTGFKADFKWADVDYFKTYNLRFIAGGPYSPADTVNGFVVNELLAKKSGFKNPADIIGKKISFWNGKIDAPVVGVVKDFNGYSLKEEMKPMVLGSNKMFYRLINIKIQPQQAKQTLAAIESIWSKTYPDFVYEYQFLDEKIAGFYQQENQLSKLFQLFAGIAIFISCLGLYGFVAFMAVQRTKEVGIRKVLGASGSSILYLFSKEFTLLIGVAFLIASPIAYYLMHWWLQHFAYKVHLGIGLFLLTILIAEIIAWLTVGYQTIKASVANPVKALRTE; this comes from the coding sequence ATGTTAAAAAATTACCTGAAAACAGCGTGGCAAAATTTACGCAAACATAAAGCTTACGTAGTCATCAATACCGCCGGCTTAGCCATCGGCGTTGCCGCCTGCCTGCTTATTTTCTTATTGACACAATATGAAACAAGTTTTGATGATTTTCATAACAACAAAGAACGTATCTATAGGGTAGTAGCCGCCAACAAAACCCCGGAAGGGATGCATTATTCGCAGGGGAGTGCCCTTCCGGTTGCAGAGGGCCTGCGCATAGATTATCCGCAGTTGGAACAGGTGGCCCGCATCTATGCGCGGAACAATAAGCAGCTAACCGCACTAAACGATACCACCAATATCCCGCAAAAAAAGTTTAAGGAAAATGTTCTCTACGCTGAACCTGAATTTTTCAGCATCTTTAATTTTCCCTTCCTGGCGGGCGATCCCAAAACGGCCTTGTCGGAAGTAAACACGGTAGTGCTTACACAGGCAACCGCCGAAAAATATTTTGGAGACTGGCATTCGGCTATCGGCAAGTTGATCAGGTATGATAATAGTACTATTTGCAAAGTAACCGGCATCCTGCAAAATACGCCTGTGAATACGGACTTTCCTTTGCAGGTGGTATTATCATTTAAAACGTCCCGGCAGGAAGACCTTTCAACCGATTGGGGCGCCCAGGACGGATCGCTGAATACTTTTGTGGTGCTTCCAAAAAACGTGTCGGCACAACAATTTGATAAGGATCTGAAAATTTTTGTAAAAAAACATACTCCCACTGAATATGCCAACCAGGGCTATATGTTGCAACCTTTAAATAAGATCCACTATGATCGGGCGTTTGGGACGCTTAGTGGAAAAACCTTTAGCAGAGAACTGATTGCAGCGTTAAGTCTGATCGGTTTATTTCTTTTAATTATTGCCTGTATTAATTTTATAAATCTGGCTACCGCTCAGGCCGTAAACCGTTCAAAAGAAGTAGGTATCCGGAAAGTTTTAGGCAGCAATAAAATGCAGTTGATACTACAGTTCCTCAGCGAAACTTTTCTTATTACCCTGGTCTCGGTTATTATAGCAATTGGGATCGCTTTTATGGTATTGCCCCTGCTGAACCAATTGTTACAGACATCCGTAAAAATACAGTTTAGTGCTTCGGTAGTGCTGTTTTTATCCTGCCTCATTATCGGCGTCACTTTGTTGTCTGGCATTTATCCTGCCATTGTTTTATCGGGGTTTAATCCCATTACCGTTCTTAAAAATAAATTTACCAATAAAACGGCCGGCGGTTTTTCCATGAGGAAAATACTGGTGGTCTTTCAGTTTGTGGTTGCACAAATTTTGATCATAGGAACATTAGTAGTCGTACGCCAGATGAACCTTTTTCAAAATGCAGATCCGGGTTTTGATAAGGCCGCCATTCTTACCGTGCCCATGGCTAACGATACTTCACATCCGTCTAAAGACGCGCTAAAACTGCAATTGCAGCAATTGGCAGGTGTAAAGGAGGTGAGCATGAGCGCATTTAGCCCGATGGATCAGGCAGGGTGGGACGATGACTTTAAATTTGATAATGCCGATAGAAAAACGGGTTTTAAAGCCGACTTTAAATGGGCAGATGTGGATTACTTTAAGACCTATAATCTCCGGTTCATTGCTGGCGGGCCTTATAGCCCGGCCGATACGGTAAACGGGTTTGTGGTTAATGAACTGCTGGCGAAAAAATCAGGCTTTAAAAACCCCGCCGATATCATTGGTAAAAAAATAAGTTTTTGGAATGGAAAAATAGACGCTCCTGTGGTTGGAGTGGTAAAAGATTTTAATGGCTACTCGCTTAAAGAGGAAATGAAACCCATGGTATTGGGTTCGAACAAAATGTTCTACCGGCTCATCAACATAAAAATACAACCGCAACAGGCAAAGCAAACCCTGGCGGCGATAGAATCCATCTGGAGCAAGACCTATCCTGATTTTGTATATGAATACCAGTTCCTGGATGAAAAGATCGCCGGTTTTTATCAACAGGAAAACCAGCTTTCAAAATTGTTTCAGTTGTTTGCAGGTATTGCCATTTTTATTTCCTGTTTGGGTTTGTATGGCTTTGTTGCATTTATGGCCGTACAACGTACCAAAGAAGTAGGCATCCGGAAGGTATTAGGGGCCTCCGGAAGCAGCATCCTTTATTTATTTTCGAAAGAATTTACGCTGCTTATTGGTGTCGCCTTTTTAATTGCAAGCCCGATCGCGTATTATTTAATGCACTGGTGGCTGCAACATTTTGCATATAAGGTTCATCTGGGTATCGGGCTATTTTTATTAACCATTTTGATCGCAGAAATTATTGCGTGGCTGACCGTGGGCTACCAAACAATAAAAGCATCGGTGGCCAACCCGGTTAAAGCATTACGAACAGAGTGA
- a CDS encoding YqgE/AlgH family protein, whose protein sequence is MNITTGVILKASLLMDDDNFKQAIVVLTEYNEKGAMGFIVSQRFPRQLNELVEFRHSPAFPLFNGGPVDQEHLYFIHRRPDLIDEGQLIGNDIYLGGNFKQAVAAINNGRLTEKDVKIFVGYCGWDFGELETEVAEGYWEFPEEPIDLFTGPRI, encoded by the coding sequence ATGAATATTACTACCGGCGTCATTTTAAAAGCCAGTTTATTAATGGATGATGACAATTTTAAGCAAGCGATCGTTGTCCTTACTGAATACAATGAAAAGGGCGCCATGGGTTTTATCGTAAGTCAACGATTTCCCCGGCAGTTAAATGAATTAGTGGAATTTCGCCACAGCCCTGCATTTCCGTTATTTAATGGTGGCCCAGTAGACCAGGAGCACCTCTACTTTATTCATCGAAGACCTGATTTAATCGATGAGGGCCAGTTGATTGGAAATGATATTTACCTGGGTGGGAATTTTAAACAGGCAGTTGCGGCCATCAATAATGGCAGGTTAACTGAAAAGGACGTCAAGATCTTTGTGGGCTATTGCGGCTGGGATTTTGGAGAACTGGAAACCGAAGTGGCTGAGGGTTATTGGGAGTTCCCGGAGGAACCAATAGATTTATTTACCGGACCACGCATTTAG
- a CDS encoding DUF2231 domain-containing protein, giving the protein MMEERSRAQAIIFNACIFLNCLLVFLLFFGSELRLPAFLQVFGRAHPLVLHFPIVLLLLAFGSELIVASSRAAVPKNTANWLLLSAAFTTVITALMGLFLSKEPGYGGDEVTTHKWLGIACSLLAFGWYGLKDQVRRNKAITTVTGIGVAAVLLVAGHIGGNITHGEDFLFSPVLAKSETPQVPFEDAIVYTHLIQPIFEKKCMSCHNSSKAKGELVMETQQLLLKGGKDGKLWDTTAAGFGLLMQRIHLPLESKEHMPPQGKPQLTDEEARILYLWIKAGSSFTQKLATLPDSDSLKMIARSFFKSKDEEQYTFAAADENTVKKLSNSYRVVAPIATGSPALDVSFFSAAQFKGEQLKELEKVKDNIVSLQLSKMPVTDEDLKAIGSFSNLRALNLSFTKVKGDGIKYLAGLQHLKQLSLSGTGITTGGLQPLAKLKTLIAIEVWNTAITDKDLTSLKSNFPKAAFDIGYKGDTVIAKLSTPIITAANDKQIFSNTSLITIKSPVKAAIIRYTTDGNPPDSLKSPGYEKPFIIGKSAVIHARAFLKGWISSDTATAGFYKSGIKVDSVFLITRPNPRYIKNAMDGKAFIDEALGGVNFGTPEWVGYQDSVLEIYLFFKQPVKVSALTLNGLVATGSDIFPPDVLQVWGGTTTQSLQLLSQTRPTQPSANQPAYLADFTGSFQPRQVSLIKLVAKPVRLPAWHPRKGKKGWVFCDEVLVN; this is encoded by the coding sequence ATGATGGAGGAACGATCGCGCGCGCAGGCAATTATCTTTAATGCCTGTATCTTTTTAAACTGCTTATTGGTTTTTTTGCTGTTCTTTGGAAGTGAGCTACGGTTGCCGGCTTTTTTACAGGTATTTGGCCGCGCGCACCCATTGGTCCTGCACTTCCCTATCGTGCTGCTGCTATTGGCTTTTGGATCAGAGCTCATCGTGGCCTCTTCCCGCGCAGCGGTTCCAAAAAATACCGCTAACTGGCTATTGCTTTCCGCCGCATTTACTACGGTAATTACAGCACTAATGGGTCTTTTTTTATCAAAAGAGCCGGGATATGGCGGGGATGAAGTGACTACGCATAAATGGCTGGGCATCGCCTGCTCCTTATTAGCCTTCGGATGGTATGGCCTTAAAGACCAGGTCAGAAGGAACAAGGCGATTACTACTGTTACAGGTATAGGCGTTGCGGCTGTCTTATTAGTGGCCGGTCATATTGGCGGCAATATAACGCATGGTGAAGATTTTCTTTTTTCGCCCGTGCTTGCTAAAAGCGAAACGCCCCAGGTGCCTTTTGAAGATGCGATTGTTTATACGCACCTGATCCAACCCATTTTTGAAAAGAAATGTATGAGCTGCCATAACAGTAGCAAGGCCAAAGGCGAGCTGGTAATGGAAACACAACAATTGTTATTAAAAGGAGGTAAAGACGGAAAACTCTGGGATACAACGGCTGCCGGCTTTGGCTTATTGATGCAGCGTATTCATTTACCGTTGGAAAGTAAAGAACACATGCCTCCACAGGGTAAACCGCAACTTACTGATGAGGAAGCCCGGATCCTGTACCTGTGGATCAAAGCGGGAAGCAGCTTTACACAAAAATTAGCGACGCTGCCTGATTCGGATTCGTTGAAAATGATTGCCCGGTCTTTCTTTAAAAGCAAGGATGAAGAACAGTACACTTTTGCCGCGGCGGATGAAAATACAGTGAAAAAGCTCAGCAATTCTTATCGCGTGGTGGCGCCCATCGCAACCGGCTCCCCCGCCCTGGACGTAAGTTTTTTTAGCGCAGCTCAATTTAAAGGTGAACAATTAAAAGAGCTGGAAAAGGTAAAAGACAATATTGTGTCTTTACAATTGAGCAAGATGCCTGTAACGGATGAAGACCTTAAAGCCATTGGCAGTTTTAGTAACCTGAGAGCGCTCAACCTTTCCTTTACCAAAGTAAAAGGAGACGGAATAAAGTACCTGGCCGGTTTGCAGCATTTAAAACAACTCTCCCTTTCCGGAACCGGCATTACGACGGGCGGACTGCAACCGCTGGCAAAATTAAAAACCCTTATCGCTATTGAGGTGTGGAATACCGCCATTACAGACAAAGACCTGACATCGTTAAAAAGTAACTTTCCCAAAGCCGCCTTTGACATCGGTTATAAGGGCGATACGGTCATTGCGAAATTGAGCACGCCCATAATAACTGCAGCAAATGATAAACAGATCTTCAGCAATACATCCCTGATCACCATTAAAAGCCCGGTTAAAGCAGCCATCATACGTTACACGACGGATGGCAACCCGCCCGACAGTCTGAAATCCCCCGGTTATGAAAAGCCGTTTATTATCGGCAAATCCGCTGTCATTCATGCACGGGCATTCTTAAAAGGATGGATCAGCAGCGACACGGCTACAGCCGGCTTTTATAAAAGCGGAATAAAAGTGGACAGCGTTTTTTTAATAACACGCCCCAACCCGCGGTATATTAAGAATGCTATGGATGGAAAAGCATTTATTGATGAAGCTTTGGGCGGTGTTAACTTTGGCACACCCGAATGGGTAGGATACCAGGACAGCGTGCTTGAAATATACTTATTTTTCAAACAGCCTGTAAAAGTGAGCGCTCTTACATTAAACGGGCTGGTAGCCACCGGAAGCGACATATTTCCTCCTGATGTATTGCAGGTTTGGGGAGGCACCACCACCCAGTCGCTGCAATTACTATCTCAAACCCGCCCCACACAGCCTTCCGCCAATCAGCCTGCTTATCTCGCCGATTTCACCGGCTCTTTTCAACCCCGGCAGGTCAGTCTTATAAAACTGGTTGCAAAGCCCGTTCGTTTGCCGGCCTGGCATCCCCGAAAAGGCAAGAAAGGCTGGGTATTTTGCGATGAAGTGTTGGTGAATTAG
- a CDS encoding sulfatase family protein: MKRILLLCALVPFTFMTSAQNSRPNIIYILADDLGYGDVSALNKNSQIPTLHMDQLAREGMVFTDAHSSSAVCSPTRYGILTGRYNWRTRLQSGVLWSYDPPLIPESRTTVASLLKQSGYHTACIGKWHLGLGWQQGENGKVDFNKPILGGPTAIGFDYFYGITASLDIPPYFYIKNDRITATVIDSIKGATGKGFWRAGPIGNDFKHEEVLPQLTQKATDYIKEQAAGKQPFFLYYALPSPHTPILPAKEYSGRTHTNAYGDFVLMTDDMVGKVLQAVKEAGIENNTIIIFTSDNGCSPSADFKELKAAGHYPSYIFRGEKADIYEGGHHIPFIVKWPGKVKAGTTTATTICLTDFMATAAALTHRALKDNEGEDSYDLLPLLLQKGVYQRTYTIHHSIDGNFSIRNKNWKLEFAYGSGGWSAPREKAARTQQLPPVQLFDLAKDIAEKNNIAGKNQEIVKQLTHQMEIIINDGRSTPGAKQSNDVPVNYLKYR, translated from the coding sequence ATGAAACGAATTCTATTACTCTGCGCTTTGGTCCCTTTTACATTCATGACAAGCGCACAAAACAGCCGGCCCAACATCATCTATATCCTTGCCGATGACCTGGGTTATGGCGATGTAAGTGCCCTGAATAAAAACTCCCAGATCCCCACCCTGCATATGGATCAGTTGGCGCGGGAAGGCATGGTCTTTACCGATGCGCACTCTTCCTCTGCCGTCTGCTCTCCTACACGATATGGCATATTAACCGGCAGATACAACTGGCGTACCCGTTTACAAAGCGGTGTATTATGGAGCTATGATCCTCCTCTGATCCCTGAAAGCCGCACCACGGTGGCTTCTTTGTTAAAGCAAAGTGGTTATCATACTGCATGCATTGGCAAATGGCATCTGGGCCTGGGCTGGCAACAAGGGGAGAACGGAAAGGTGGATTTTAATAAACCCATTTTAGGAGGACCTACCGCGATAGGGTTTGATTATTTTTATGGCATTACGGCCTCGCTGGATATCCCACCCTATTTCTACATAAAAAATGATCGTATTACCGCCACAGTTATTGATAGTATCAAAGGCGCCACGGGCAAAGGGTTTTGGCGCGCCGGCCCCATTGGTAATGATTTTAAGCATGAAGAAGTATTGCCACAGCTTACTCAAAAAGCAACTGACTATATAAAGGAGCAGGCCGCCGGTAAACAGCCCTTTTTTCTTTATTATGCCTTGCCTTCACCGCACACACCCATTCTTCCGGCAAAGGAATATTCTGGTCGCACGCATACCAACGCCTATGGCGACTTTGTGTTGATGACGGACGATATGGTGGGCAAAGTATTGCAGGCCGTTAAAGAGGCGGGCATCGAAAATAATACCATTATTATATTTACCAGCGACAACGGATGTTCGCCCAGCGCCGATTTTAAGGAACTGAAAGCAGCAGGGCATTATCCCAGCTATATCTTCCGCGGAGAAAAAGCCGATATTTATGAAGGCGGCCACCATATTCCGTTCATCGTAAAATGGCCGGGAAAAGTAAAAGCGGGCACCACAACTGCCACTACGATTTGCCTTACAGATTTCATGGCCACTGCCGCAGCCCTTACCCACCGGGCGTTGAAGGACAACGAAGGTGAAGACAGTTATGACCTGTTGCCCCTGCTGTTACAAAAAGGCGTATATCAAAGAACTTATACCATCCATCATTCCATCGACGGGAATTTTTCCATTCGCAACAAAAACTGGAAGCTGGAATTTGCCTACGGATCCGGCGGCTGGAGCGCCCCCAGGGAAAAAGCAGCCCGGACGCAACAACTGCCGCCGGTTCAATTATTTGATCTGGCAAAAGACATCGCTGAAAAAAATAATATAGCCGGTAAAAATCAGGAAATTGTAAAACAGCTTACCCATCAAATGGAAATCATTATTAATGACGGCAGAAGCACTCCCGGTGCTAAACAATCCAATGATGTGCCTGTAAATTATTTGAAATACCGGTAA